In one window of Dromaius novaehollandiae isolate bDroNov1 chromosome W, bDroNov1.hap1, whole genome shotgun sequence DNA:
- the LOC112984001 gene encoding polyadenylate-binding protein-interacting protein 1, whose amino-acid sequence MSEGFDRAPGAGRGQGQGRGRGRGRGGGALLSGAGAPESGGGARLEGSAAHGPGPAEQQQHKPGGFPQQQEPLRPPKTAPPGTGNAEHLRQTRIPSGAQDKVSVPDSGPAMAKPQVAVAPVVISKLSVNAPEFYPSGYNPNFAESSFEDGCDGYLTLTEYVQDFLNHLTEQPGCFETEIEQFAETLNGWVTTDEALQELVELIYQQATSVPNFSYMGARLCNYLSHHLTINPQSGNFRQLLLQRCRTEYENRDQAAKGDETTRKQFHAFVLFLAELYLNLEIKGTKGQVTRAEVLQAGLGELLNALFSNPVDNNLICAVKLLKLTGSVLEDAWKEKGKNEMDEMIQRIENVVLDANCSRDVKQMLLKLVELRSSNWGRVHATSPYREATPENDPNYFMNEPTFYTSDGVPFTAADPDYQEKYQELLEREDLFPDYEENGTDLTGAGDPYFDDIDDEMDPEIEEAYEKFCLESEHKRKQ is encoded by the exons ATGTCGGAGGGTTTCGACCGGGCTCCGGGCGCTGGCCgaggccagggccagggccggggccgcggccggggccgaggAGGCGGCGCCCTCCTCAGCGGCGCGGGCGCGCCggagagcggcggcggggcccgcctcgagggcagcgctgcccacggcccgggcccggccgagcagcagcagcataagCCGGGCGGCTTCCCCCAGCAACAGGAACCGCTGCGGCCGCCGAAGACGGCGCCGCCGGGCACCGGAAACGCAG AACACCTGCGACAGACAAGAATTCCATCTGGAGCACAAGATAAAGTTTCAGTTCCTGATTCTGGACCAGCAATGGCTAAGCCTCAGGTGGCTGTGGCTCCTGTGGTAATCTCAAAATTGTCTGTTAACGCACCTGAGTTTTATCCCTCAGGATACAATCCAAACTTTGCA GAGTCTTcctttgaagatggatgtgatggtTATCTGACTTTGACAGAGTATGTACAAGATTTCCTAAATCATCTCACTGAACAACCGGGTTGTTTTGAAACTGAAATAGAGCAGTTTGCTGAAACACTGAATGGCTGGGTCACTACAGATGAAGCTTTGCAAGAACTTGTTGAACTCATCTATCAGCAG GCCACATCTGTCCCAAATTTCTCCTACATGGGAGCACGGTTGTGTAATTATTTATCTCACCATCTAACCATTAATCCACAAAGTGGAAACTTCCGACAGTTGTTACTTCAAAG GTGTCGAACAGAGTATGAAAACAGAGATCAAGCTGCAAAAGGAGATGAGACTACTCGAAAACAATTTCATGCCTTTGTGCTCTTCTTAGCTGAACTTTACCTTAACCTAGAG ATTAAAGGAACAAAGGGACAGGTAACACGAGCAGAAGTTCTTCAAGCTGGCCTTGGGGAATTACTAAATGCTCTCTTCTCTAATCCTGTGGACAACAATTTGATATGTGCAGTGAAACTGCTGAAG TTGACAGGCTCAGTTTTAGAAGAtgcttggaaagaaaaagggaagaatgaaATGGATGAAATGATTCAGAGAATTGAAAATGTTGTGTTGGATGCAAATTGCAGCAG AGACGTGAAACAGATGCTTCTGAAACTAGTAGAACTACGATCAAGTAACTGGGGTAGAGTACATGCAACTTCTCCATATAGAGAAGCTACCCCTGAAAATGACCCAAACTATTTTATG AATGAGCCAACATTTTACACTTCTGATGGTGTTCCTTTCACTGCAGCAGATCCAG ATTACCAAGAAAAATACCAAGAGCTGCTTGAAAGAGAGGATTTGTTTCCAGACTACGAAGAAAATGGAACAGATTTAACAGGGGCTGGAGATCC GTATTTCGATGACATTGATGATGAGATGGATCCAGAAATTGAAGAAGCATATGAAAAATTCTGCCTAGAATCAGAACataagagaaaacagtga